In the genome of Oceanococcus sp. HetDA_MAG_MS8, the window CTTCATCAAGTTTCATAAATCATCTCTTTGTCGGTGACGGGTTCCACGACCTGCGGTAATAAACAACGCGGTCGCCTTATCCGGCACATCAGCCGTATGCCAGGTTCCCCGTGGGTTAATGACATACTCTCCTGGCCCAATGGCCACAAGGTCGGTGGAGTTATCGGCGTGTTCCTGGTAGATCGTCATATTGCCGGCAATGCACAGCACGACTTCTTCGCCTTCAGGGTGCATTTCCCAAGTGTCCCAATCTTCCGAAAATTCGTAAATCGACACAATGCGAGCGTCTGCGCCGTCATCCGCGTGTCGCTGAAGATAGGCTTCATACCATTCCATCCCGCTAAACTCTGGCTCAGGCAAGGCTGTTGCGCCCAGCCCCAGGTGGATAGGAAAACGGCGAAGATCAATTGGGTCTGACATCAATGCCCTCCAATATTAGCCTCTGGCGATCAGACAGCTCTCGCGCTCACTCATCGTTCCAAAGCGCCCTTTCCGGCCAAAATATGGTCGCGAAATTTGGCAATCCTAGCGACTCGAGTTTGGGGCTTCTTAGCGGAATTGAGATTGAACAAATAGCTTTTCTGGCGTCCCGGCGTCAGCTTGCGAAACCCTGCCGCTAGTTCAGGATCGGCAGCCAATGCCTCAGTGAGCTCGGTCGGCCACGCAACCGTAGCTTCGACATTCGGCGCTTTCAGGCCTTTTTCGGCATAGCCCATGGCCTCGCTAAGGTAGCTCCTAATCACATGGCCCAGTGCGGTGACCTGCCCGCTGGAGGTGAAACGAAACATATCGGGATACTGGGTATTCGGACCCTGCCTTTGCAGGATATTGTCATGGTCTTTCAGCAGGCCTGCGTTAAAGAAGCTCAAGCGGAAATCTTCGCGAAAGGCACCGATCAAGACAATGTTGCGCCCAGCGTGCATGTAGCAGGGGTGTCCCCATTTCACCGTTTCGGACAAACCAACTTCTAGGCACATCTGGCGAAGTTCGCCTAAGCCGCTGTTCCATTTTTTAGTGGAGCAGTCATCTGTCGCAAACCTCTCACAGCGGCCGCAGCCCTGGTCGAAGTACTCTTCGATGCTCTTCACCATGGCCATACTGACTCTCCTCCATAGGGCTGTGCATAGGCCGTCGGCCACGGCCGATTTGGCGGCTCAAACTCGCCCCACACAGAGTATTGCTATCTCCTAAAGGGTGGTTTTCAACGACGAGCACGAGGTATTGGCGGAAGAACTACGCTTCGAGAAGCTTCTGGAAACCGCCATAAATAATGCGTTTGCCGTCAAATGGCATGTTCTGCGGCATATCTGGGTCATCCATGATATTTCCCCACCCGCTGTCGCGTGCCTCTTTGGACTCCCAAACGACCCAGGAAAAAACCACGGCTTCGTCAGGCTTGCGCATGACGGCAGAATTCAGCGAATTTAACTCGCCGTCCGGAACATCGTCACCCCAACACTCGACGACCGATAGTGCACCGTGCTTCTTGAAAATTTCGGCGGCGATTTGCGCATGCTCTAGATAGGCTTGCTTATTGTTCACGGGTACTGCTGCCACGAAGCCATCGACATAACTCATCTCAATCTCCTCAACAGGTGTTATCCCTAAGATAAACCCAATACCGCGTCAGCACGAAGCCCACATCCTGAGAGTACAGCCATGCAGCCTCGTCAAACGACTCGATACCAAGTCAGCTGCGCTAAACACAGCGGGCGCGACCACAAAAAAAGCCGCAGCCACTTCGCATGGCTACGGCTTTTTTGATTGGCTTGGCCCGACTTACTTCAGCGTGAGCTTGATGAAGTGAATGAGGCGCTTCACAAAGCTTGTGTAGGGCGGTGCCATAAGCAGGCTGGCCGAGAATTTGTTATCGACCACGGTGCGCTCATGGGAGAAGGCTTTGAAACCCCATTTGCCGTGCGAGTTGCCGATGCCGGAGTTATTCACGCCGCCAAAGGGGGCATTCATATGCAGGTATTGGTTGGTGCAGGTGTTGATGCAGGTCCCGCCGGCCGAGGTTTCACCAATAGTTTTGTCGACCACCCGGCGGTCATTGGCGTACACGTACAGGGCCAAGGGCTTGGGCTTGCCGTTGATGTAAGCGATGGCCTCATTCAAATCTTTGTAGGGCACCACGGGCAGCAGCGGCCCGAAGATTTCCTCATCCATCACCCGTGAGTCCATCGGCACCGAGTCCAAAATGGTGGGCGCAATGCTTTGGGTGTCTTCGCGAGTGGTGCCGCCACAAGCCGCCACCGCGCCCTTAGCACGCGCCTCAGCCAGCAGGCCGCTGACTCGCTCGTAGTGCCGGCCATTCACAATGCGGCAGTAGTCCGGGCTTTGGGTGGCGTCCTCACCATAGGTGGCTTTGAGGTGGTCCGCGCAGGCCTTGATGAAGCTGTCTTTAATGTCTTCATGCACCAGCACGTAATCAGGTGCAATACAGGTTTGGCCGGCATTAAGAAACTTGCCGAACATAATGCCCTTGGCGGCGCGTTCCACATCAGCCGAGGCATCGACGATGGTGGGCGATTTACCACCTAGCTCCAAGGTCACCGAGGTCAGATTCTTGGCGGCCGCAGCCATGATGATCTTGCCCACAGCTGGGCTGCCGGTGAAAAAGATATGGTCGAAGGGCATTTCCAGCAGGGCGGTGGTTTCTTCCACGGCGCCCTCAACCACTGCGACTTCACTTTCATCAAAGGTTGCGGCGATGAGTTCCCGCGTCACTTTGGATGTCGCAGGCGTGAGCTCAGAGGGCTTCAGAATGGCCGTGCAGCCAGCGGCAAGCGCCGACACCAAAGGCATCAGCGACAAGTTCACCGGGTAATTCCAGGGCGCAATAATCAGGCTGACACCCTTAGGCTCGTAGCGAACGCGGGTCTTGGTGCCAAACATCAGCGCCGTCGGCCAAACTCGCTCACCTTTCATCCAGCGTTTGAGATGGGCCTTGGTGGATTTAATTTCCGCCAATATGGGAATCAGCTCACCAATATCCACCTCTGTTTCGGGCTTACCAAAGTCTTCAGCGCAGGCTTGTTTAATCTCGCCCTCGCGGGCCAGAACCGCGTCCCGCAGCCGATTCAGTCTTGCAATTCGCTCCTGGGCCGTGCTGGTTCGCCATTGCAAAGCCGTGCGCTGCTGCGCGGCAAAAATACGTTTCATGTCCGCAATGGCGGCGTTTTCGAAGCGGGGGTCCGCGCTAGGCGCGGGAGCGGCTGCACTCATTTGTAGTCCTCATGTACGGGCGTGTGCGAGGTGTCTCCTCAAAATGACACGTCCGGTCTAATGTATTTCTCCACTGTAAGGAAAATTGCGCGAGCCGTCATCGCGCCAGCGTCCGAGCTTATGTCGCGTGAGCCGTGCACAGCACCACAGCGCGTCCGTCATGCGTCCCGGCAAGCATGGCTTCGCACACCGGCATGATCTCGGCTAAGGGGACTTGGTGGCGCAACCACAGGCTGTGATCTAGCTGCCAATCCCCGAAAATCTTCTCCCAAATTTGTCGGCGCGGCGCCATGGGCCATTCCACCGAATGCACGCCCAGCAGGTTTACGCCGCGCAAAATAAAGGGCAGAACCGTCGCCGGTAGTTTGGCCGACCCGGCCAGCCCAATACTGGCCACATTGCCCCACAAATTGGTTTGGGCAATGAGCTGGGCCAGCAGCGCACCGCCCACGTTGTCGATCACACCACCCCACTGGGTTTTCTGCAGTGGCGGGGCCTGCTCGTCGACGTCGGCAGCGTGAATATCCACCGCCCCAAGCTGCTTCAAGTAATCCGCATGGTCGGCGCCGCGACGGGTAACAGCCACAGGCGCAAACCCCAGCTTCGCCAACAAGGCAATGGCGATAGAGCCCACACCCCCGGTAGCGCCGGTAACGGCAATAGGCCCCATATCTGGCCGCTGCCCATTGTCGAGCATGCGCTGCACAGCCAGCGCCGCCGTGAAACCGGCTGTGCCCCAGGCCATGGCCTGCACACTGGATACGCCTTGCGGCCGAGCAATGACATTCTCGGCAGCCATCACCACTTCGGTGGCCAGCCCACCATCGACCTGCTCACCCAGAAAACAGCCTGTGGCCAACACCGGCGCGCCCACCGACCATTGCGGGCTGGAAGACTCGATAACCTCTCCCGCAAGGTCAATACCTGCGACGCAGGGGAAGCGACGCATGATGCGCCCCTTGCCGGTCACAGCCAGGGCGTCCTTGTAGTTCAGGCTTGAGGCCTCAATGCGAATGCGAACCTGATCTTCCGTCAGGGGCAGGGGTGCCTTTTGTACCCATTGCGCAGGGGAATCTTTGGCCTCAACTTGCCACGCGAATATGCTGCTCATGCTGTCTCCTCCTTCAAGCCGGAGCAGGCATCCTAGCGCGAACCGCCTGTTCCAGCCGCATTAGCGCCCTGGCACAGACATGGCTGCGTTCAGCCACAAGGACCGGTTTCCAATGAGCCGGACGGCAGCAGAACCCAGCAGATCTACGCTGGGCTATCGGGTGTATTCCAGCAACACCGTTACCGGAACGGTGGGATTAATCGCATTGAGCCCGGCCACTTCGCGCAGGGCCTGCACGCCGTCGAGCAGATCAAAATCGGCGGCTGCGAGTAACACCGGGGCCTCCGAGCTCACCTGCAGGCGGTCATCGGCCAAGCGGGCCACACGTAGCTGGGTGGGCAAGGTGTGGGTATGACCATGTAGGTCTAGCTCCAGCTTGGTCTCCAAAGTTTGAGTGCTACCGGGCGCAAGCTGGGCAATGAACTGAGGCGGAAGAGCAATGCGCGCCGTGGCCAAAGGAAAATCCGCCACCTCGAACAGCATCTGCTGCATGCGGGTGTTACGGATGTCGATGCCGGTTTGCACGCTGGCTAGGTCCACCACCAAGCTGGCGCGGCCATCGTCGTTGATCTCGCCATCGAGCTTAGAGAAGCGGTGGGTTTCGGTGATCTGGCCGTTCTTGGTGGACAGGAAGTGCAGGCTGGACTGCGTGCTATCCAAAGCCCAATCCCCTCCGGCGCTGGGCGTGGGCTGGGAGTTATTGCACGCCGCAAACACAGACACACAGAGCAACAAACACATACGCCAGATGGCTGCGGCTGGTGAGAAGGTCTTAGGCATAGTCATCTCCAAACCTGAGGGCGGAGCTTCAGTCTGCCACGGGACGCGGTAGCTGCAAGCGATCCCATAAGGCCAGCGTGGGCGCGGTTTTGTTCAGGGTGTAGAAGTGCAGTCCGGGGGCACCACCCTCCATGAGGGTGTCGCACAGGCGGCTGACCACATCCAAACCAAAATCGCGGATGGACTCGAGGTCATCACCATACTGCTCTAAGCGCAGCCGGATCCAGCGCGGAATCTCGGCGCCGCAAATTTGCGAAAAGCGGCTGAGTTGGCGGTGATTGGTGATGGGCATGATCCCCGGAGTGATGGGCAGATCATAGCCCGCGGCCCGCACCTGTTCGCAAAAATCGAAGTACGCGTCGGCGTTGAAAAAGTACTGGGTGATGGCGGCGTTGGCACCACAATCCACTTTGGCCAGAAAGTGCTTGAAGTCAGTCGCCGGTGAGCGGGCCTGCGGGTGCATTTCGGGGTAGGCCGCCACTTCAATGTGAAACTCATCGCCGGTTT includes:
- a CDS encoding YdeI/OmpD-associated family protein, with translation MAMVKSIEEYFDQGCGRCERFATDDCSTKKWNSGLGELRQMCLEVGLSETVKWGHPCYMHAGRNIVLIGAFREDFRLSFFNAGLLKDHDNILQRQGPNTQYPDMFRFTSSGQVTALGHVIRSYLSEAMGYAEKGLKAPNVEATVAWPTELTEALAADPELAAGFRKLTPGRQKSYLFNLNSAKKPQTRVARIAKFRDHILAGKGALER
- a CDS encoding DUF1428 domain-containing protein, producing MSYVDGFVAAVPVNNKQAYLEHAQIAAEIFKKHGALSVVECWGDDVPDGELNSLNSAVMRKPDEAVVFSWVVWESKEARDSGWGNIMDDPDMPQNMPFDGKRIIYGGFQKLLEA
- a CDS encoding aldehyde dehydrogenase family protein, encoding MSAAAPAPSADPRFENAAIADMKRIFAAQQRTALQWRTSTAQERIARLNRLRDAVLAREGEIKQACAEDFGKPETEVDIGELIPILAEIKSTKAHLKRWMKGERVWPTALMFGTKTRVRYEPKGVSLIIAPWNYPVNLSLMPLVSALAAGCTAILKPSELTPATSKVTRELIAATFDESEVAVVEGAVEETTALLEMPFDHIFFTGSPAVGKIIMAAAAKNLTSVTLELGGKSPTIVDASADVERAAKGIMFGKFLNAGQTCIAPDYVLVHEDIKDSFIKACADHLKATYGEDATQSPDYCRIVNGRHYERVSGLLAEARAKGAVAACGGTTREDTQSIAPTILDSVPMDSRVMDEEIFGPLLPVVPYKDLNEAIAYINGKPKPLALYVYANDRRVVDKTIGETSAGGTCINTCTNQYLHMNAPFGGVNNSGIGNSHGKWGFKAFSHERTVVDNKFSASLLMAPPYTSFVKRLIHFIKLTLK
- a CDS encoding YhdH/YhfP family quinone oxidoreductase, encoding MSSIFAWQVEAKDSPAQWVQKAPLPLTEDQVRIRIEASSLNYKDALAVTGKGRIMRRFPCVAGIDLAGEVIESSSPQWSVGAPVLATGCFLGEQVDGGLATEVVMAAENVIARPQGVSSVQAMAWGTAGFTAALAVQRMLDNGQRPDMGPIAVTGATGGVGSIAIALLAKLGFAPVAVTRRGADHADYLKQLGAVDIHAADVDEQAPPLQKTQWGGVIDNVGGALLAQLIAQTNLWGNVASIGLAGSAKLPATVLPFILRGVNLLGVHSVEWPMAPRRQIWEKIFGDWQLDHSLWLRHQVPLAEIMPVCEAMLAGTHDGRAVVLCTAHAT
- a CDS encoding YceI family protein, with amino-acid sequence MPKTFSPAAAIWRMCLLLCVSVFAACNNSQPTPSAGGDWALDSTQSSLHFLSTKNGQITETHRFSKLDGEINDDGRASLVVDLASVQTGIDIRNTRMQQMLFEVADFPLATARIALPPQFIAQLAPGSTQTLETKLELDLHGHTHTLPTQLRVARLADDRLQVSSEAPVLLAAADFDLLDGVQALREVAGLNAINPTVPVTVLLEYTR
- the metF gene encoding methylenetetrahydrofolate reductase [NAD(P)H], which produces MTAQYSLEFFPPRAADAWASFGQTAAELAALGPAYVSVTFGAGGSVQGGTLEAVTMLREKLQLDTAPHISCVNTDPALIRDLLARYREVGVRKLVVLRGDLPSGAGLPAGEFRYAADLVRFIRQETGDEFHIEVAAYPEMHPQARSPATDFKHFLAKVDCGANAAITQYFFNADAYFDFCEQVRAAGYDLPITPGIMPITNHRQLSRFSQICGAEIPRWIRLRLEQYGDDLESIRDFGLDVVSRLCDTLMEGGAPGLHFYTLNKTAPTLALWDRLQLPRPVAD